A stretch of Planctomycetota bacterium DNA encodes these proteins:
- a CDS encoding MBL fold metallo-hydrolase produces the protein MHKLGDFELHAISDGFFRLDGGAMFGIVPKPLWEKVLPPDDRNRVRLSLTALLVKTGRVNVLVDTGIGASKRSGKFLELYGVEQPPRLEESLAAAGVGPEDIDFVVLSHLHFDHAGGATVRRGEAFVPAFPKAVYVVQEGTWEEALDPNPRTRGSYMQEDFVPLREEGRVRFVRGEEELAPGVRVRRSGGHCGHHQVVELESGGRKAIYWADLLPTTRHVRPAWVMGYDLYPAEVAALKARLLERIAAERWVNVFEHDPEIAMAYVVRKEKDFAVETIERVPERPLG, from the coding sequence ATGCACAAGCTCGGCGACTTCGAGCTGCACGCCATCAGCGACGGGTTCTTCCGCCTGGACGGAGGCGCGATGTTCGGAATCGTGCCGAAGCCCCTCTGGGAAAAGGTCCTGCCACCGGACGATCGCAACCGGGTGCGGCTCTCCCTGACGGCGCTTCTGGTCAAGACGGGACGGGTCAACGTTCTGGTCGACACGGGCATCGGCGCCTCGAAGCGGTCGGGGAAGTTCCTGGAGCTTTATGGAGTCGAGCAGCCGCCGCGCCTGGAGGAAAGCCTGGCCGCCGCGGGAGTGGGGCCCGAGGACATCGATTTCGTGGTTCTTTCGCACCTCCACTTCGACCATGCCGGAGGAGCCACGGTCCGGCGGGGGGAGGCCTTCGTGCCGGCGTTTCCGAAGGCCGTGTACGTCGTCCAGGAAGGAACCTGGGAGGAGGCGCTCGACCCGAATCCGCGCACGCGGGGAAGTTATATGCAGGAGGACTTCGTGCCCCTGCGGGAGGAGGGCCGGGTGCGTTTCGTTCGGGGTGAGGAGGAACTTGCGCCGGGCGTGCGTGTCCGCCGGAGCGGCGGGCACTGCGGGCACCACCAGGTGGTGGAACTCGAAAGCGGCGGTCGCAAGGCGATTTATTGGGCGGACCTTCTGCCCACGACCCGGCACGTCCGTCCCGCGTGGGTGATGGGCTATGACCTCTATCCCGCGGAAGTGGCGGCCCTCAAGGCGCGGCTTCTCGAACGGATCGCGGCGGAACGGTGGGTGAACGTGTTCGAGCACGATCCCGAGATCGCGATGGCCTACGTGGTCCGGAAGGAGAAGGACTTCGCCGTGGAAACGATTGAACGCGTCCCCGAAAGGCCGTTAGGATAA
- a CDS encoding cytochrome c biogenesis protein ResB: MTSSPRPKDWTRHPVTRFLGSLWLLLPLLVLMLLVLVGSSKWGLDESTGAIRKDVYQPAFNVLMGLLVVNLVTCTLMRRPYKVWMWGFLCTHAGVFTIMLGSWMSYNWKEYGQMRIREGETDRFFELEDVRTLVVETSGDRRYEHAIEENLYRPSEPRKVWRIAEEDLTVFIDRYLPHTEFKPPKYPAFEEVPEGGQPAAEIEYFFEGQSSGTQWITEGISEGVGGLEMLVLQQMSEEKFREFTERFKDGVAVSAVFFVRLPSGWKYVFMSRRGASPEIGDYTPGTLVRYPFMPMRLEFRMNRYLPRAEKVPVPREIQKDDPDKFPALYVRLRGSSGERGGWVFWREPRTLELPDRSVRLRFTGKQRDAFGLEVRLLAFRKVDHPGTSQAQSFESDIEVIDHARGGVSFKETVKVNDPLDYRGVVFYQAQYSRDSDGRWVSIFQVSRDPGKKIVYLGVLITISGSIYMFYLRRFLMRLMQGMVGASDPPLSSAAQLGYLALGTSGTLAGFLLVGMAEWPMLAVVGAVLGLDVLGLAIMILQAQGWAAVRPARPLARPLAMLAGGAALGAGLVAWAFRLPWTGPATAAAVLAAAVGYLFYLGARPTVQARPGRAGQVGQLLACSWLLNTAGLTVLLLTQTA; this comes from the coding sequence AGCAGCAAGTGGGGCCTGGACGAGTCGACCGGCGCCATCCGCAAGGACGTCTATCAGCCGGCGTTCAACGTGCTCATGGGGCTGCTCGTGGTCAACCTCGTGACCTGCACGCTCATGCGCCGGCCTTACAAGGTGTGGATGTGGGGCTTCCTCTGCACGCACGCGGGCGTCTTCACGATCATGCTCGGCTCCTGGATGAGCTACAACTGGAAAGAATACGGGCAAATGCGGATCCGGGAGGGGGAGACCGATCGGTTCTTCGAGCTCGAGGACGTGCGGACGCTCGTGGTGGAAACGTCCGGGGACCGCCGGTACGAGCACGCGATCGAGGAGAACCTGTACCGGCCGTCCGAGCCCCGCAAGGTCTGGCGGATCGCCGAGGAGGATCTGACCGTCTTCATCGACCGGTATCTCCCGCACACGGAATTCAAGCCGCCCAAGTATCCGGCGTTCGAAGAGGTGCCCGAGGGCGGCCAGCCGGCGGCCGAGATCGAATATTTCTTCGAGGGCCAGTCGAGCGGCACCCAGTGGATTACGGAGGGGATCAGCGAGGGCGTAGGCGGCCTCGAGATGCTCGTCCTCCAGCAGATGAGCGAGGAGAAGTTTCGCGAGTTCACCGAGCGATTCAAGGACGGCGTGGCGGTCTCGGCGGTGTTCTTCGTCCGCCTGCCGTCCGGATGGAAGTACGTCTTCATGAGCCGGCGGGGGGCGTCCCCGGAGATCGGCGACTATACGCCGGGAACGCTCGTGCGGTACCCGTTCATGCCGATGCGGCTGGAGTTCCGGATGAACCGGTATCTCCCGCGCGCGGAGAAGGTTCCGGTGCCCCGGGAAATCCAGAAGGACGATCCCGACAAGTTTCCGGCCCTCTACGTGCGTTTGCGCGGTTCTTCCGGGGAGCGCGGCGGATGGGTGTTCTGGCGCGAGCCCCGCACGCTGGAGCTGCCGGACCGCAGCGTGCGGCTACGGTTTACGGGCAAGCAGCGGGACGCCTTCGGCCTGGAGGTGCGCCTGCTGGCGTTCCGGAAGGTGGACCATCCGGGCACAAGCCAGGCCCAGAGCTTCGAGAGCGACATCGAGGTGATCGACCACGCGCGCGGGGGGGTGTCCTTCAAGGAAACCGTCAAGGTGAACGATCCTCTGGACTACCGGGGCGTGGTCTTCTACCAGGCTCAGTACAGCCGCGATTCCGACGGCCGCTGGGTGAGCATTTTTCAGGTATCGCGGGACCCCGGCAAGAAGATCGTCTACCTGGGAGTGCTCATCACGATCTCCGGTTCCATTTACATGTTCTATCTGCGCCGGTTCCTCATGCGCCTGATGCAAGGCATGGTGGGGGCCTCGGACCCGCCGCTTTCGAGCGCGGCCCAGCTGGGGTACCTGGCGCTCGGCACGTCCGGAACGCTCGCCGGGTTCCTTCTCGTGGGCATGGCGGAGTGGCCGATGCTGGCCGTTGTGGGCGCGGTGCTCGGCCTGGACGTCCTGGGGCTGGCGATCATGATCCTGCAGGCGCAGGGATGGGCGGCCGTTCGGCCGGCGCGACCCCTGGCACGGCCGCTGGCGATGCTGGCGGGAGGGGCGGCGCTGGGGGCGGGACTGGTGGCCTGGGCGTTCCGGCTGCCCTGGACGGGGCCGGCGACGGCGGCGGCGGTGCTGGCGGCGGCGGTCGGGTATCTTTTCTACCTGGGCGCGCGGCCCACGGTGCAGGCCCGGCCCGGACGGGCGGGACAGGTGGGCCAGCTCCTGGCGTGCTCCTGGCTTCTCAACACGGCGGGGCTGACGGTGCTGCTTCTGACGCAGACCGCCTGA